Proteins encoded within one genomic window of Carassius carassius chromosome 22, fCarCar2.1, whole genome shotgun sequence:
- the LOC132098729 gene encoding ADP-ribosylation factor-like protein 1: protein MGGFFSSLFSGLFGTREMRILILGLDGAGKTTILYRLQVGEVVTTIPTIGFNVETVTYKNLKFQVWDLGGQTSIRQDVFILLCVIQIEKERNQAKTHVFFLHRPYWRCYYSNTDAVIYVVDSSDRDRMGISKSELVAMLEEEELKKAILVVFANKQDMEQAMTPTEVANSLGLPALKDRKWQIFKTSATKGTGLDEAMEWLVESLKSRQ, encoded by the exons ATGG ggGGCTTCTTTTCTAGCCTCTTCTCAGGCCTGTTCGGCACCAGAGAGATGAGGATCCTCATTCTAGGTTTGGATGGAGCTGGAAAAACCACCATATTGTACAGACTTCAAGTGGGAGAAGTGGTCACCACAATTCCCA CAATTGGTTTTAATGTGGAGACTGTGACATACAAGAACTTAAAGTTTCAAGTGTGGGACCTCGGTGGACAGACGAGCATCAGGCAAGATGTTTTCATTCTCCTTTGTGTTATACAgattgagaaagaaagaaaccaaGCTAAAACTCATGTCTTCTTCCTCCACAGGCCTTACTGGCGGTGTTATTATTCCAACACAGATGCAGTGATTTATGTCGTGGACAGCAGTGACCGTGATCGGATGGGCATTTCCAAATCTGAGCTGGTGGCCATGTTGGAG GAGGAGGAGCTGAAGAAAGCCATTCTGGTGGTGTTTGCAAACAAGCAGGACATGGAGCAGGCCATGACGCCGACCGAAGTGGCCAACTCTCTTGGTTTACCTGCGCTCAAAGACAGGAAGTGGCAGATCTTCAAGACGTCTGCTACTAAAGGCACAGGCCTGGACGAAGCAATGGAATG GTTGGTTGAGTCACTGAAGAGCCGGCAGTAA
- the LOC132098724 gene encoding troponin T, fast skeletal muscle-like isoform X4 translates to MFILEPAPEEEEPVEVEEEPEPEPQEAPVEEEATDETKPKPKFMPNISAPKIPEGEKVDFDDIHRKRQEKDLSELQSLIEAHFIQRKKDEEELIALVNRIEKRRTERAEQQRIRAEKEKERQARLAEEKERREQEEQRKKQDDDAKKKKALTNMTHQYGGIQQKGEGRKGAKKQTEREKKKKILAERRKPLNIDHLSEDKLKEKASELWQWMMQLEAEKFDLSEKLKRQKYDCQRSWQGQGWRQAEVNVQRIEALQRSRRLRHICICSHYKTIFLFDCTCRDSKVRHVLFLLFCLRHTNILHSSLNCIIHFIPATLKEPKCLW, encoded by the exons ATGTTCATATTAGAACCAGCCCCTGAGGAGGAAG AGCCTGTGGAAGTAGAAg AGGAGCCAGAACCTGAGCCACAAG AAGCTCCCGTGGAGGAGGAGGCCACAG atgagacaaaaccaaagCCAAA ATTCATGCCAAATATCAGTGCTCCAAAGATTCCTGAAGGAGAGAAGGTTGACTTTGAT GACATCCACAGAAAGCGTCAGGAGAAGGATTTATCTGAGCTTCAGTCTCTGATCGAGGCTCATTTCATCCAGAGGAAGAAAGATGAAGAGGAGCTAATCGCTCTGGTCAACAGAATC GAGAAGCGTCGCACCGAGAGGGCGGAGCAGCAGAGAATCCGTgcagagaaggagaaggagagacAAGCCCGTCTGGCC GAAGAAAAGGAGAGAAGAGAGCAAGAGGAGCAGAGAAAGAAACAAGATGATGATGCTAAGAAGAAGAAAGCACTTACCAACATGACGCACCAGTATGGAGGAATCCAGCAGAAG GGTGAGGGCCGCAAGGGGGCGAAGAAACAGacggagagagagaagaagaagaagatcctGGCAGAGAGGAGGAAGCCACTCAACATCGATCACCTGTCAGAAGATAAACTGAA AGAGAAGGCCAGTGAGCTCTGGCAGTGGATGATGCAGCTGGAGGCTGAGAAGTTCGACCTCAGCGAGAAGCTGAAGAGACAGAAATATGAC tgcCAAAGGTCGTGGCAAGGGCAAGGTTGGCGGCAGGCTGAGGTAAACGTGCAGCGAATCGAGGCACTACAGAGATCCAGAAGGCTTCGTCACATATGCATTTGTAGTCATTACAAAACCATCTTTCTGTTTGATTGCACATGTAGAGATAGTAAAGTCCGTCAtgttttatttctgcttttttgTCTTAGACACACAAATATTCTGCACTCATCACTAAACTGTATCATTCATTTTATCCCTGCAACATTAAAAGAGCCAAAATGCCTATGGTGA
- the LOC132098724 gene encoding troponin T, cardiac muscle-like isoform X3: MPNISAPKIPEGEKVDFDDIHRKRQEKDLSELQSLIEAHFIQRKKDEEELIALVNRIEKRRTERAEQQRIRAEKEKERQARLAEEKERREQEEQRKKQDDDAKKKKALTNMTHQYGGIQQKGEGRKGAKKQTEREKKKKILAERRKPLNIDHLSEDKLKEKASELWQWMMQLEAEKFDLSEKLKRQKYDMNVLQTRITEQQKFAKGRGKGKVGGRLR; the protein is encoded by the exons ATGCCAAATATCAGTGCTCCAAAGATTCCTGAAGGAGAGAAGGTTGACTTTGAT GACATCCACAGAAAGCGTCAGGAGAAGGATTTATCTGAGCTTCAGTCTCTGATCGAGGCTCATTTCATCCAGAGGAAGAAAGATGAAGAGGAGCTAATCGCTCTGGTCAACAGAATC GAGAAGCGTCGCACCGAGAGGGCGGAGCAGCAGAGAATCCGTgcagagaaggagaaggagagacAAGCCCGTCTGGCC GAAGAAAAGGAGAGAAGAGAGCAAGAGGAGCAGAGAAAGAAACAAGATGATGATGCTAAGAAGAAGAAAGCACTTACCAACATGACGCACCAGTATGGAGGAATCCAGCAGAAG GGTGAGGGCCGCAAGGGGGCGAAGAAACAGacggagagagagaagaagaagaagatcctGGCAGAGAGGAGGAAGCCACTCAACATCGATCACCTGTCAGAAGATAAACTGAA AGAGAAGGCCAGTGAGCTCTGGCAGTGGATGATGCAGCTGGAGGCTGAGAAGTTCGACCTCAGCGAGAAGCTGAAGAGACAGAAATATGAC ATGAATGTTCTCCAGACCCGAATCACTGAACAACAAAAGTT tgcCAAAGGTCGTGGCAAGGGCAAGGTTGGCGGCAGGCTGAGGTAA
- the LOC132098724 gene encoding troponin T, cardiac muscle isoforms-like isoform X2 → MFILEPAPEEEEPVEVEEEPEPEPQEAPVEEEATDETKPKPKFMPNISAPKIPEGEKVDFDDIHRKRQEKDLSELQSLIEAHFIQRKKDEEELIALVNRIEKRRTERAEQQRIRAEKEKERQARLAEEKERREQEEQRKKQDDDAKKKKALTNMTHQYGGIQQKGEGRKGAKKQTEREKKKKILAERRKPLNIDHLSEDKLKEKASELWQWMMQLEAEKFDLSEKLKRQKYDITQLLARVRDHQSAKGRGKGKVGGRLR, encoded by the exons ATGTTCATATTAGAACCAGCCCCTGAGGAGGAAG AGCCTGTGGAAGTAGAAg AGGAGCCAGAACCTGAGCCACAAG AAGCTCCCGTGGAGGAGGAGGCCACAG atgagacaaaaccaaagCCAAA ATTCATGCCAAATATCAGTGCTCCAAAGATTCCTGAAGGAGAGAAGGTTGACTTTGAT GACATCCACAGAAAGCGTCAGGAGAAGGATTTATCTGAGCTTCAGTCTCTGATCGAGGCTCATTTCATCCAGAGGAAGAAAGATGAAGAGGAGCTAATCGCTCTGGTCAACAGAATC GAGAAGCGTCGCACCGAGAGGGCGGAGCAGCAGAGAATCCGTgcagagaaggagaaggagagacAAGCCCGTCTGGCC GAAGAAAAGGAGAGAAGAGAGCAAGAGGAGCAGAGAAAGAAACAAGATGATGATGCTAAGAAGAAGAAAGCACTTACCAACATGACGCACCAGTATGGAGGAATCCAGCAGAAG GGTGAGGGCCGCAAGGGGGCGAAGAAACAGacggagagagagaagaagaagaagatcctGGCAGAGAGGAGGAAGCCACTCAACATCGATCACCTGTCAGAAGATAAACTGAA AGAGAAGGCCAGTGAGCTCTGGCAGTGGATGATGCAGCTGGAGGCTGAGAAGTTCGACCTCAGCGAGAAGCTGAAGAGACAGAAATATGAC ATCACTCAGCTACTGGCTCGAGTCAGAGATCACCAGAG tgcCAAAGGTCGTGGCAAGGGCAAGGTTGGCGGCAGGCTGAGGTAA
- the LOC132098724 gene encoding troponin T, cardiac muscle-like isoform X1, whose protein sequence is MFILEPAPEEEEPVEVEEEPEPEPQEAPVEEEATDETKPKPKFMPNISAPKIPEGEKVDFDDIHRKRQEKDLSELQSLIEAHFIQRKKDEEELIALVNRIEKRRTERAEQQRIRAEKEKERQARLAEEKERREQEEQRKKQDDDAKKKKALTNMTHQYGGIQQKGEGRKGAKKQTEREKKKKILAERRKPLNIDHLSEDKLKEKASELWQWMMQLEAEKFDLSEKLKRQKYDMNVLQTRITEQQKFAKGRGKGKVGGRLR, encoded by the exons ATGTTCATATTAGAACCAGCCCCTGAGGAGGAAG AGCCTGTGGAAGTAGAAg AGGAGCCAGAACCTGAGCCACAAG AAGCTCCCGTGGAGGAGGAGGCCACAG atgagacaaaaccaaagCCAAA ATTCATGCCAAATATCAGTGCTCCAAAGATTCCTGAAGGAGAGAAGGTTGACTTTGAT GACATCCACAGAAAGCGTCAGGAGAAGGATTTATCTGAGCTTCAGTCTCTGATCGAGGCTCATTTCATCCAGAGGAAGAAAGATGAAGAGGAGCTAATCGCTCTGGTCAACAGAATC GAGAAGCGTCGCACCGAGAGGGCGGAGCAGCAGAGAATCCGTgcagagaaggagaaggagagacAAGCCCGTCTGGCC GAAGAAAAGGAGAGAAGAGAGCAAGAGGAGCAGAGAAAGAAACAAGATGATGATGCTAAGAAGAAGAAAGCACTTACCAACATGACGCACCAGTATGGAGGAATCCAGCAGAAG GGTGAGGGCCGCAAGGGGGCGAAGAAACAGacggagagagagaagaagaagaagatcctGGCAGAGAGGAGGAAGCCACTCAACATCGATCACCTGTCAGAAGATAAACTGAA AGAGAAGGCCAGTGAGCTCTGGCAGTGGATGATGCAGCTGGAGGCTGAGAAGTTCGACCTCAGCGAGAAGCTGAAGAGACAGAAATATGAC ATGAATGTTCTCCAGACCCGAATCACTGAACAACAAAAGTT tgcCAAAGGTCGTGGCAAGGGCAAGGTTGGCGGCAGGCTGAGGTAA